In bacterium, the genomic window AGGTGTGGGTCGCGGAGCTCGACGGGAAGATCGTCGGGTTCCTATCGGTGGCCGGCGAGCACCTCGACCATCTCTACATCCGCCCTGGCTATTACCGGCAGGGGATCGGAGACCGGCTTCTCGCCAAGGCGAAGGCGATCAGCCCGCAGCGGCTCCGGTTGTTCACGTTCCAGCGAAACGAGCGCGCCCGCGCGTTCTATGAGGCCAGAGGGTTCGTCCCCATCGATTTCAACGGCGGATCGCGCAACGAGGAGGGGGAGCCCGACGTCCTCTACGAGTGGGCCGCGTCCCGCGCCAGCCTCCTCTGAGGTACGCGTGAACGCAAGCGCGATCAGCGTCGAGAAGCTGCGGTCGCGGCCTTTCTCGCGGGACGATGTTTCATCGCGTGGAGCTTGCTTTCGGCCTCCCGCAGGAGCGATTCCGGGGTGTGCGAGTCTTTGGACCACGTCACGATTCCGTACGACAGGCTCACTCGAGGGCTGGCTTGTCGCTGGCGGGGGATCGAGATCGCCAGCGTCCGGAGGCGGGAGATCAACTTCATCGCCTGGGAGCCGTTTGTCTCGGGCAGGAGAAGGCCAAATTCGTCGCTCCCCAATCGGGCCGCGAGGTCCGATGCCCGGACGCTCCGCGTCAGGGTCTGAGCGACGTGAATGAGCAGGGCGTCCCCCGTCGTATGCCCGTGGACGTCATTGATGATTCCGAATCCATCGAGATCCAGAACGACCACGCTGAGCGTATGCCCCTTGCGCCGGCCACGTGCGATCTCCGACGCCAGGCGATCCAGAAAGCTCCGGCGGTTCGCCAGCCTGGTGAGCGCGTCCGTCGCGGCAAGATCGTTCAGATGTGCGTGGAGACGCGCGACCTCGATGGCCCCCGTCAGATACCGCGCCACGACGGTGAGCAGGCTGAGGTCCGATTCTGTAAACGCGCGCTGCTCCGCCCGGTGGGCGCTGAGGACGCCCACCGCGCGATCACGGACGATCAGCGGCGCATAGATCCCCGATCTAATCTTTCCATCTCGCCGTTGGACTCTCGGATCTGCCCACATGTCGTGGATGAGCAGGGGCATTCGCGAGGCCATCACGACCCCGTGCAGCCCCTTGTCCCGCGACACGGTCATTCCCCGGGAGTGGGACCGGAGTCCGGAAGCCCCGTGAATGGTCAAGACGTCCGGGCGGCGTTCGTCCAGGAGCGCGAGGGCGCACGAGTCTAAGCC contains:
- a CDS encoding GNAT family N-acetyltransferase, whose product is MHKQAAKRGHHAILRAAVAADAFEIAEVFLASRQDALPYLPTLHSDEETRRWIPDIVMRRSEVWVAELDGKIVGFLSVAGEHLDHLYIRPGYYRQGIGDRLLAKAKAISPQRLRLFTFQRNERARAFYEARGFVPIDFNGGSRNEEGEPDVLYEWAASRASLL
- a CDS encoding sensor domain-containing diguanylate cyclase, with the protein product MSRKDSPSHPKRDKALLFLSRLASEFTTVDPLPDLVDRVMLALHEETGLDSCALALLDERRPDVLTIHGASGLRSHSRGMTVSRDKGLHGVVMASRMPLLIHDMWADPRVQRRDGKIRSGIYAPLIVRDRAVGVLSAHRAEQRAFTESDLSLLTVVARYLTGAIEVARLHAHLNDLAATDALTRLANRRSFLDRLASEIARGRRKGHTLSVVVLDLDGFGIINDVHGHTTGDALLIHVAQTLTRSVRASDLAARLGSDEFGLLLPETNGSQAMKLISRLRTLAISIPRQRQASPRVSLSYGIVTWSKDSHTPESLLREAESKLHAMKHRPARKAATAASRR